From Veillonella dispar, one genomic window encodes:
- a CDS encoding autotransporter outer membrane beta-barrel domain-containing protein, whose protein sequence is MKRVYKANLSLAIALTIASSVVPYAMAGSTLVTTPNGANITANNGGKFKAGEMTNYISTIEADTGSTVSIDKAVANIGYNNKPFISSKGGSTVSLKEGVYDVQNVSTPVAVAQGGTVNIGVDGNKGNFTGKDLSLVGDVIVKSDPNHASEINIGIIGKESLWDGLAFNLADKDAKHPSHINVFLGDYGSWELFYQGGLHEGKLDGGTQPSHVHRLVGSKNRNYANMVTQSEHNKLYVDKLEGHVNFIYDPNDEGGDTEDPDYKPPTTIYNGLTPDSFWGGDIHITSAAPGAAAHVYTTQRGLDMSSEANVNKILDNLAHKMYYHNYVNGERNLQGTVAIASDGSESGRFTVITSGHAKEGDITWQADKDGQGKYVYGENKPVPKPQPKPEVKPTPKPEVKPVPTPTPKPEVKPTPKPEVKPAPKPTPKPEVKPAPVPERNSHIHVIMGDFDTPHMRGARSAIMSNINGWRTLTDNIYRPRVLQQGEPTGIWARVGGGKYSYTAKGIDTDTTYTRIQGGYDAKTGNGWTVGGQVSYLRGNDDYVFNGTGKEKAFAVGAYGVKDLGKDQYIHLESQVGRVSNAFTARNEIGESISGDAKANAYTIGVRYGKTVKFQNGTYIEPQAQLSYTHFGGDSFDAGRMHVNESGVSSTAGGLGLEIGKIFGAGNIYTRVGVNHAFSGTVNTAYTTGNTTKYTKQDLKGTWTDLAFGGRYGFNANNSIFADLSTGLSGDYKAGWSVNAGFTHKF, encoded by the coding sequence ATGAAACGTGTGTATAAAGCAAACCTATCTTTAGCGATTGCTCTGACAATTGCTAGCTCTGTAGTGCCCTATGCAATGGCGGGGAGTACATTAGTTACTACACCTAATGGTGCAAATATTACGGCAAACAACGGTGGGAAGTTTAAGGCTGGCGAAATGACAAACTACATATCTACGATTGAAGCAGATACTGGTAGTACAGTTAGTATTGATAAAGCTGTTGCTAATATTGGCTATAATAACAAGCCTTTCATTAGTAGTAAAGGTGGCAGTACAGTTAGCCTTAAGGAAGGCGTTTATGATGTTCAAAATGTAAGCACTCCTGTTGCAGTGGCTCAAGGTGGCACCGTTAATATTGGTGTAGACGGCAATAAAGGTAATTTTACTGGTAAGGACTTGTCTTTAGTAGGTGATGTTATCGTTAAAAGCGACCCAAATCATGCGTCTGAGATCAATATTGGTATCATTGGCAAAGAATCTCTTTGGGATGGCTTGGCTTTTAATCTAGCAGATAAAGATGCAAAGCACCCAAGTCATATCAATGTATTCCTTGGTGACTATGGTTCTTGGGAGCTTTTCTATCAAGGTGGCTTGCATGAAGGTAAATTAGATGGTGGTACACAACCTAGCCATGTACATCGACTTGTAGGTTCCAAGAACCGCAACTATGCGAATATGGTAACCCAAAGTGAGCATAATAAACTTTATGTAGATAAGCTGGAAGGTCATGTAAACTTTATCTATGACCCTAATGATGAAGGTGGCGATACTGAGGATCCAGATTATAAACCACCGACTACAATCTATAATGGTTTGACTCCAGATTCCTTCTGGGGTGGCGACATTCATATTACAAGTGCAGCTCCTGGTGCAGCGGCTCATGTGTACACGACTCAACGAGGCCTAGATATGTCCTCTGAGGCTAACGTGAACAAGATTTTAGATAACTTGGCTCACAAGATGTACTATCATAACTATGTTAATGGTGAAAGAAACCTTCAAGGTACAGTAGCTATTGCATCTGATGGTTCTGAATCTGGTCGTTTTACAGTAATTACATCTGGTCATGCTAAAGAAGGTGATATTACATGGCAAGCGGATAAGGATGGTCAAGGTAAATACGTATATGGTGAAAATAAACCTGTACCAAAACCTCAACCTAAGCCAGAAGTTAAACCAACTCCTAAACCTGAGGTTAAGCCGGTACCAACTCCGACTCCTAAACCAGAGGTAAAACCTACTCCAAAACCAGAGGTTAAGCCAGCACCAAAACCAACTCCTAAACCAGAAGTGAAACCAGCTCCAGTGCCAGAGCGTAATTCTCATATTCATGTTATTATGGGTGATTTTGATACACCTCATATGCGCGGTGCCCGTTCTGCTATTATGAGCAATATTAATGGTTGGAGAACATTGACAGATAATATATATCGTCCACGCGTATTGCAACAAGGCGAACCAACAGGCATTTGGGCTCGCGTTGGGGGTGGTAAATATAGCTATACCGCAAAAGGTATCGACACAGATACAACATATACACGTATTCAAGGCGGTTACGATGCTAAAACAGGTAACGGTTGGACTGTAGGTGGTCAAGTATCCTACCTTCGTGGCAACGATGACTACGTATTCAATGGCACTGGTAAGGAAAAAGCCTTTGCTGTAGGTGCGTACGGTGTGAAAGATCTTGGTAAAGACCAATACATTCACCTTGAATCCCAAGTAGGTCGCGTTTCTAATGCTTTCACAGCTCGCAATGAAATTGGTGAAAGCATTTCTGGTGATGCTAAAGCGAATGCCTACACAATTGGCGTACGCTATGGTAAAACTGTGAAATTCCAAAATGGTACATACATTGAACCACAAGCGCAATTGAGCTACACTCACTTCGGTGGGGATAGCTTTGATGCGGGTCGTATGCATGTCAACGAATCTGGTGTGAGCAGCACAGCAGGGGGCCTTGGCCTTGAAATCGGTAAAATATTCGGTGCAGGTAATATCTATACTCGCGTTGGTGTAAACCATGCCTTCTCTGGTACTGTAAATACAGCGTACACAACAGGTAATACTACAAAATATACAAAACAAGACCTTAAAGGTACTTGGACCGATCTAGCATTCGGTGGTCGTTATGGCTTCAATGCTAATAACAGCATCTTTGCTGACCTTAGTACAGGCTTATCTGGCGACTATAAAGCAGGCTGGTCTGTAAATGCTGGATTTACACATAAATTCTAA